The Elusimicrobiota bacterium genome contains the following window.
CCTGCGATACTCCCGAAAAACGCTACCCTATACGATACCGGTTCATTTGAATCATCAATCTCAGGATCAGAGAATACCGCTTTTTTGAATACTTCAACCAAATGTTTCCGTGCAAGTAATACAAGTACAATCGCAAACGCTATGTATCCTCCGATAGCTTGTTCCGGGCCATAGAATAACGGATAATTGTTTAACTGCACACCCATACCCATACCGATAACCTGTTCAATCCTGAACAGCAGATAGAATAGCCAGACAGACATACTTACTTCTAAAGATACAAGGTATCCAAACCCCAGTATTGCAGGATTATAGTAGATAACCAGCGGCTTAATAGCTGACCATGGCTGTTCCGTAAACACATTACCCAGATTGTAGTAAATCCCCATTGCAGGGAAATCAGGGTTAACAGCATTTAAGATATTCATTACATTGTATAACAACGCCAACCCAAACCCTATCCACATAACAGGACTTTTTAAAAAGTCAGATACCGCGGAGTTAGGGTCAGACTTACTCTGTTGTGTTAATTCCAACGGCAGATAAATCAACGGAAAAGTCAGACGTTCCTTCTCAATCCACTGTTTCCTGAAGATAACAAGAATAAAAAACATTGTGAGAAACAGCGTTACGAATACCATACCCCACATCATCAACGGTACCGCCCAGTCACCCCATGGGACACGCCCATCCGGCGCGCCTTCGTACATCATACGTATAACTTCCTTGTTTTGCGGCGCTACCCACGAAGGAATATATTCCGCGAGTTTATCAAACTGGTTTTCGGGTGTAGCATAGTAGTACGGTACTGTGATAAACGGAAAAAATACGCGGGCAACCCCTACGGCACTCATTGATACTGCCATAGTCATTACGCTGTAGATAACTAATACTTCAGCGCGGTTAAGACGCAGTTTTGTACTGATTTTATTAAGTACCGGATTCAGGAGTACGAGCAGCAACAAGCCCGCTACTGCCGGGATTGGCGGTACGCTTTCCGATATCTGGCACGCATTCGTGATAAGTTCAGACCTGCCAATCCAAACCGTTGCGATCACTACTAATATGATTGAAATAATAAACGCGCGAAATGTCAACCCGCTGATTTGTTCATTCTGTTTTTCATTCATTAAATAATTTCCTTCTTAATCACTTCTTTATCAGCACTGCCCTAACACTCTCACGTAACATCTTAGGGTCAAATGGTTTCTCTATGTACGCCACAATATTTTTTGCCATTGCAAACACATCACGCATCCGTCCTTTTGCAGTAAGGATTATCACAGGAATCTTATTTGTTGCAGGATCCTGCTGCAGCGTGTTATACACAGTATACCCGTCAATCCCGGGCATCATTATATCCAGAAGGATAAGGTCAGGTTTTTGTTGCGCTGCCAGGCTGATAGCTTCCCTCCCGTTGAATGCGTTAATCACTTCATACCCGTCTTTCATCAATAAAAAGTCTAGCAATTCAACCACATTTTTTTCGTCATCAACAACCATCACTTTTGCCATAGGTTATTCATCCTTTCTTTTCCCCGGCTTTAGATTCGAGAAAAGATTCTATAAACATATCAATATTACCATCCATAACATCCGCGATATTGCTGTACTCATGATCTGTACGATGATCCTTTACCAGCTGGTACGGCATAAACACATATGAACGTATCTGATTACCCCATGCAATATCACCTTTTTCGCCGTAATGACGTTCCTGTTCCGCGCGTTTTTTATCTTCTTCCAACTCAAACAATTTAGCTTTCAGCATCTTCATTGCTTTCGCACGGTTTTTCATCTGTGAACGCTCATTTTGGCACGCAACAACGATTCCCGTGGGTAAATGTGTCATCCTAACCGCAGAATCTGTTTTATTAACATGCTGCCCGCCTGCCCCTGAAGAACGGTAGGTATCAATCCGTAAATCAGTATCTTTTACTTCAATCTGCACATCATCTTCAATCTCAGGTATAACATCACACGCAGCGAAAGACGTATGCCTGCGTTTATTCGCATCAAACGGCGAAATCCGTACAAGCCGGTGAACCCCGGTCTCTGATTTCAAATACCCGTATGCGTATAAACCATTAACGAAAAAAGTTACGCTTTTAATCCCCGCCCCGTCACCGGGAAGAATATCCATAACTTCGGTAGCATACCCCCGGCGTTCAGCCCAGCGGAGGTACATCCTGAAAAGCATTTCTACCCAGTCACACGCTTCTGTCCCACCCGCGCCGGAATGAAGGTTTACAATCGCGCTATTCCTATCCTGCGGGCCGGAAAGCTTGGTTTCAAGTTCAATCCTATGCACATTTTCGCTTAACGCATTGATTTCATTAACAATTTCCTGGTCATACGCAGAACTACCCTCTTCTTTAGCAAGGTTATACAAAGTTTTTACATCATCAAACTTTCTCTGGAAAGTGGACCATAATTCCGATAGTTTTCTTATATCTGCTACTTGCTGAGAAACCTTCTGTGCTTCGGTTTGGTTATTCCAGAAATCAGGTTTTGCTGTACGTGCTTCAAGCTCAGTTAACAATGCTCTACGGTTATCAATCTCAAAGAAACCTCCGCAATTTTTCAAACCTTACAGAAAGATCTTGGATTTGTCCATTAACTTCTTCTATTACCATAATAATTGCTCCAATAAATACATAAACACCTTATATTATATGTCAACTGTCAACACTGGCACCGTAAAATAAACTGTTTTAACTTGTCATAATCTTTCCTCCGAGGTAAACGTTCAACCCCTGATGCTACATCTACGGCAAACGGGTCAACTTTCTCCACTGCCGCAGCTACATTGTCAGGATTCAACCCTCCGGCAAGAAAAATCGGTACTTCCAAAATCTTAGCTTTAACCGCGATATCCCAGTTGAACACCTCACCGGTTCCACCCTCAACCCCGGGCACATATGCATCCAAAAGAAAGTACTTTACGTATGGCTTATACTGTTCCATTGAGGTTATAACCTCATCCCCTTGTACTCTAAACGCTTTAATAACCTCAACCCCTGGTGCTACTACGGATATTTGTTCCCCCAGTGTTTTTACATACTCAACCGTTTCATCGCCATGCAACTGCACAAGTTTTAACCCCGTATTTTTCACGGTTTGAATCAACTCATCGGTTTCAGCGTTTACGAATACGCCAACAGGTTTTACAAACCCAGGAAGTTTTGATACAACATCCTTCACCATCTTCTGTGACACCTTCCTGGGACTATTTTCCCAGAAATTAAACCCTAGATAGTGTACCCCCATCCCGGCACACCAAACCGCATCATTTTCGTTTGTGATCCCGCAAATTTTAATTTTTGCCATACAAATACTTCCTTATCAAATGATTATAACAGAAAATACGGCTTTTGAAAAGAATTACTACTATAAACCGAGCCCGCGCACTGTGTGTTCGATGTTAGACAATCCCGCACGTATCAATGTTTCACCGATAAGGACTGCATGCACATTCGCACCGGTAAGCGCTTCAATATCTTCACGCGTTTTTATCCCGCTTTCCGCGACTGTAACTTTTAATGCAGGAATCTGGGGAACAAGTTCCAGTGTGGTATTAATATCCACCCTGAACGTCGTTAAATCACGGTTATTTATCCCGATAATCTCCGCACCGGTTTTCTCAAGTACAGTCTTTAGTTCCTTACCATCATGAACTTCAACAAGTACATCCATCCCGAGTTCCTTTGCATACACGCGTAACTCTTCAATTTGCCTAGGATCAAGCACGGCGTTAATTAAAAGTATAGCATCCGCACCAGCGGCCTTAGCTTCTGCTACCTGATACCTATCGATAATAAAATCTTTCCTCAATAACGGCAAAGATACCTTTATTTTAATATCAGATATATATTCAAGGCTTCCCCCAAAAAACTTTTCATCGGTCAGTACAGACACTGCCGCTGCGCCAGAAGATTCATACTTTTTTGCGATAGTAACAGGTTCAAATTTTTTAACTAATTCCCCGGCAGAAGGCGACCTGCGTTTTACTTCAGCGATTAGGTTAACTTTAGCATCGCTGTTCTCACGTTTGATGGAATCACGGAAAGAATAAGGTTTATATTCGAGGCCGGCAATTTGTTTCTCCAGTTGTTTTAACGAGACAATATCTTTACGTTCTTGAACAAATACTTTTTTATAAGCAATAATCCCGTCGAGAATATTATTAACCTTCATTTGTAAGGTTTTTCAGGAGTTCAACTTTCTTTAATGCAGCACCGGAATCAATGGACACACTCGCGAGCTCCACTCCGGCTTTAACGCCACTTGCTTTCCCTGCTGCTACGATTGCCAGTGCTGAGTTCAGAAGTACAACATCTCTCCGCGGGCCTTTTTCACCGCGTAGTACTGCAGAAATGATCTCCGCGTTTTTCTTGGCATCACCCCCGCGGATATCTTCAAGTGCTGCACGGGTAAAACCAAACTGTTCCGGTATTATAGTATACTCCTTAACCTTATTATCCATAAGTTCCGCAATAAAAGTTTCTCCTGTAACTGACACTTCATCAAGACTGTCCTTACCATGCACGACAAATACATGTTTAGCTCCGAGCCTGTTCATAACCTCAGCGAGTATTGGAACTAAACTTTTTTCGTACACCCCCAGCACCTGGGCAGTAGCATTCGCGGGATTCGTCAACGGGCCGAGGATATTAAATATTGTGCGAATACCTATCTGTTTCCGCGGATTAATAGCATACTTCATTGCTCCATGCAATACAGGCGCGAAGAGGAACCCTATCCCCGCAGTAGCAAGGCATTTTTCTACCACTCCAACGGTAACGTCAAGCTTTACCCCCAACGCTTCCAGGACATCAGCGCTGCCGCAATGCGACGATACCGAACGGTTACCATGCTTTGCAACGATAATCCCCGCACCAGCAACAACAAATGCTGTGGTAGTAGATATATTAAACGTATTAGTCCTGTCCCCGCCAGTACCGCAGGTATCTACAATGGTTTCATAGTCAATATTGATATCATCCCGATCAAGCCCTACAGCATTTTTAGGAGAAACATTCACGTGTGTCGCGAACTGGCGCATAACCCTCGCACAGCCGGTAATCTCGTCAATAGTTTCACCTTTCATTCTCAACGCCGTGATAAACGCTGCGACCTGAGCGTCTGTAGCTTCACCACCCATGATTTCAGACATCACATCAACAGCTTCAAGCTCGTCGAGATTATTCCCGGCAACAATTTTCTGTATAGCTTCCTTAATCATTATTACTCTTGATGTCCTTCAACTTCACCGATCTTGAGTTCGATATCACTACGTTTTTCTATACGCTCAATCTGCCCGTCTGTCACCCAGATGATACGGTCTGATACGTCTAACATCTTAAGGTCATGTGTTGCAGAGATTACGGTTACACCTTTTTCTCTATTAAGTTTCTTCAATAATGCAATAATTTCTTTCCCGGTCTTAAGGTCAAGGTTACCCGTAGGTTCATCAGCCAGTACAATCGCAGGATCATTCGCTAACGCCCTGGCGATAGCAACGCGCTGCTGTTGCCCGCCGGACATCTCCAACGGTTTATGATGCAACCTACCGCCAAGACCAACAAGTTCGAGCAACTCTTTCCCGCGGTCAAGGCATTCATCTGTAGACAACCCGGCAAATATCATCGGTAAAGTAACATTCTCCAGCGCTGTCATAACAGAGATTAAGTTAAACGTCTGGAATATGTACCCTATTTTCCGGCACCGCAACCACGCAAGTTCATATGCATCCAACTGTGCGACATCAACTTCATCAATATAAATCTTACCCTCAGTAGGTTTATCAAGGCCTCCGATAGCATTAAACAAAGTTGACTTTCCAGACCCTGACGGCCCCATGATCGATATATACTCACCTTTCATAATCTCAAGGTTAACGCCTCTAAGTGCATTAACCTCAATTTTACCCATAATGTACTGTTTTCTTACGTTAATACACCGGACAGTAAGTTCTGCCATGTAACTCTCCTCCTATTCAATAAATATAATAATAAAAAAATAATCTACTTTTTAACATCTAACTGTACTAACCCGCGTTCTACCAGGTTGCGTACATATTCAAATATCGACAGTTCCGACTCTTTAAAACTAAGCTTATACTTCTCTACGATAATCTGTATAAGACCTGCAACCGTGCGTTGCCCGTCACACGCATCCCAGATAACCGTTCCAATAGGGTCTAACGCAACAATCCTGTTTTTAGGTAAAATAAACATCCATGCAAAAAATGAGTTTATTCCCTTATACTTCAAAGGCAACTTCAGGACTACTTCTTCTTCCCCCCGCTTATCTTCTGTAATAAGACCATTTTTTCTGGGTACCGCGGTCAACGACTGCTCCCGCGTTAATACCATCCGCCCTTTAATACTCTTTTTACTGTTCATGACATACAACTCTTACTTGTTCCATAAACTTCCCGGCTATACCATCGTTTCCATCAACCCGAATTTCCGTAAGAAATATGCGGTTAATCTCCGGGCAATACCATAGTTTTATATTCAAACTTTCCTCAGGCTGTCCTTTACTTAAAAAACTCTTTTTTACAGGTTTATAGTTCAGCAACTCAACTGCCTGATGCCCACGGAAATCCACCTGAACAGCCTTCTCCGCAAGCTCGTGATACAACGACTTCATCACACCTTTTGACCAGTCATAAAACGGCATTTTGCGCAACAATACATCCGCAAGCCCCCACCGCGCTATCCTTAACTTTGCTTTACCAGCACTAAAATTCATCTGAAGGAATGCAGATTTTACCTCACAATTATCAAGCCTGAACTCCTTAGGGATATCCGCATGGAAATCAAGTATCGCCCATGGCGCTTTATCCCCCTGTACATGATCCCTTAACGACCTGATAACCTTCAGCATTAACGGCTGTTCTTCCTGAGTATAATACAACTGACATACAACAGTTTTATTACACCCGCTGCAGTGGAACCCAACCCCTTCAAATTTCAAATGCGTTTTTTTTAGGTGAACAATTTTGAACCCTATCTGTTCAACACCAGTCCACTGTGTATCATCAATCCACCGTATAGCGCCAAACTCCGGCTTCGCTTTTTTCCCAAACTTGAACTGTTTCACAATTCTTTTAATAAAATTATCAACAACCAGCCTTAAGTTCGGCTTTTTCTTGAACGTCTGCCATTTTATCCCAAGCTTGACACTAAAACGGTCATCAATTCTTAGATACCCGTTATCATAGTTCCCGCTGAACGCACCGATATCCCAATCCTGAGGTACCGTCATTGTAAAACCGTACCACGCAATCATTTTCTCGGTATTGCCAGGATTCACAGTATTCTCACTCATATTCTCAAAATACATTCTTTCTCAAAGAACAATCTAACCACCTACCATTATTCACTGCTAGAACGGCAGTTTAGATACGGACTGCGCAATTAATGTTGCGGCAATACATACCATACCGATTAAACCCATCCCGCAAGAAAATCCGGCAAATATTACCGGTGCGTAGTTCCTCCAGTTTTTTTCACCAAATTTCTTAGCGAAATAGTACCGGCCAAGCAACGCACCAATGAATTCAAGGAATAACGAATGCGGTAACTGCCCAACCCCGCGGATAAATCCATATATCAACATCATCGGTAATCCCGCTGCGGCAAGGATCACATAAAGCAGCAACCCGAACCCCAATCCTGTCGCCATTACAGGAAATTTTAGTGCTTCCAGCAAAAACGGCTTCCCTCCAACTGCAGTTGATGAAATCCACAAACTTGACTGCATAGCATGGAAGTACCACGTTTTTTGAGCATAAGGGAACAGCGCTGACGGTATAGGCCCAAGCTGCCAAATAAAACTCCAGAAAATGAACCCGCAGATAAAGATGATCGGCATGACTAACAGTTCAGCTTTTATAACACTGGTAATCTTTGTACCGGTAAGCTCAACTTCACGGAAAAACCCAGCCATCCCGCCGTAGTCATGCATAGGCAACGGTGCAAACCAAATTGCCGCGCCTTTGTATCCGCTCAGTAAAAACGTTGCTTCTCTTACCATAGGAATCCCGGCATACTGCCCGGTCATACCAGTCAACCTTGCGTGTACATACGACATCATAGGTGTATACAACAACGCAAATCCAATGAAAAAAATTATAGGAAAATGCGGAACAAGTACACGGCATAAAACTATGTTCAGTATAGATGATAAAACAAATAATCCCATCGCGAGTGTTACAGAAAAATCACCGCGCCCTTCCGGTGGGTGAAACAACTTAGAAAAATCCGCACTACCACTTTCCGTCTTTTTCTTTCTCGTAGCACGAACGATTTCGTAGATACTAAATATAAACACAGCAAACGCAATACCAATCCCAAAACTTAACCAAAAATCGATTGAGTTCGCAAAACTTGTATGGAACGTATCCATACCAGGCCGCCATGTTTTTAACACCCCGGTTTTCTGAAGTATCGGGTTAGCAATCATAGTTATGACAGAAGACGCAAACCCACCAACAACAATCCAATACGGCAATACAAATCCTATGAGGAAAGTCCCTAAACTGGTAACAAACCCAAATGGCGTTGCCGGTAAAATTGTTTCAATTGCAGCGGTAAGGTCAATCCAGGGAATAGGAAGCAATGTTACCGGTGTCACCAAGATCATACTTGAAATCGTGGGTATTCCTATATACACAAGCCCAAACAATAACCCGATAACACTACCTATTGAGAACATCCTCCACCGCCATGTTTCACTCTTAGACGAAGATTCTGCCAATGCCGTTGCGCCCTGAGCGGCAATAGGTGCCATCGGGAACGGCAGTTTTTCAACGTCAGAAGTTATTCTAAACAAAACATACCCAAAAGTGAACGCGTTAACCCTGCCTATGAGATAGTTAATTAACAACAAACCAATCGCAGGTAACCATTCCGGATGCAGGAAGGAACGGTTAATAATAGCATCTGACATAGGTTGCGGTGATACCCAAATTGGTATTTGATCCGCAAACGGCGCTGCAGCCGGGCTTGAAACAAAAAACTGGTGCCAAATAAGACCAGACCACGGGCCACCGGACAAGTGTAACGCATACCCGGCAATCACGTGTCCCGCTACGTAATAAAGCACAAAAAGTTCCTGTTTGGTCATCACCTGGAATGACCGCCGCATAACTTCCATAAACAAAATAATCGTCACCCACTGCGCTGCGGGCCCTACTCCCTGACCAGCAACCAACCCGAGATAAATAGACCCAGGCATCATTATGAACCCAATAAATATCGCCCCGATAACAGTTTTTAAATTAAACCCATCCTTAAACTCTTTGGGTTGTTCAATTAGATCTCGGTATTCGTTAATATCTCTTTGATTATCTCTTCTCATGATACCACACCCTCTTTTTCCATAAGTTCACAAATTCGTTTTTTGTACTCCTCTTTCTTATATTGCGGTACTGTACGCCAGATAAGGAATTGTTTCCTTAAAAACGAGAGGAACGCGCGGTTCGCTCGCCTCCATGACGACAAATCACCTGACCTGTGTTTAAGAATAATATCAATTTCGTATATATTATGTGAATCTGCGGGTATTGCCCTTAACTCAATAGACTGACTGGTCCCGAGGTCATATGGTGGTAACCACACATCCATTCCTATAGAATAACCTTCTCCATACTTAGTTGGCGTCTTCCAGAACTTAACTTCATTATTATAAAAGTTACTATCCGCATAATCTACGTGAGAATCAAAATATTCTTTTAAGAACCCTATACATCCCATAGCATCTACTCCGCTAACAGTAAATGGAAGTTCAACCTTAATTTCGCCTGTATCACTTTCAGGAAGCTTCCATTTCTTATCCATTGCAGGTACTGCGATCTCCGCAGCTTGTTTAGCGGGATACAACGTCGACAATAGAACTACCAGCATAATAATGATGGTAGTTGATACCGTAGAAGTTGAAGAATAATTCAATGTCATTGCACCCAGCATATTTAAGTCGAGCAATAACTTACTCACTGATTGCCCTAAGAGATACCCGGCAATTGCTCCAATGGTTGCATAAACACATGCTTCCGCAATAAACAGCATGGAAATATGCACTGGCGCAAGCCCAACCGCTGAGAAAGTACTAATCTCGCGTATACGTTCATACACTGACCCAAGCATAGTATTTAGCACTATCAACGCAGCGATTAAAATCGGTACAAACAAATTACCAAGCCCACTGAACGAAGTTAATCCCAGCGCTGTAAACATCTTAGTTGTATTTTCCTGAGTATTCCCGGAATAAACATTAAACGCATATCTAAGCACTAAACTATCTAACAACTTATCACGTTCCTCCGCATTTTTTATCCCTACAGCAATTGACGACATACCACCTCTGAGAAACGCGCAGGTTGCATTATCCGTCCAGATAACCTGTGAACCAAGCATATGTGAATACTCGTTAATCGGAACTTCCTCGTCGCTATAATCCCCTGCAGACCTTTTAGCCCGTGTCCTGACAACTAACTCATAAACATCAGGAGGCAGATTGGTATAGTCCACCGGCATCATTGACTCGCCGTCAAGATCAGTGAAACTATCAACTTTTTTATCGTCATATACACCAATAACCTTCAACTTTATACTTGCCAGGCTTACATATACATCTGAAAGGTTTCCGGGTTCAATCCCCAACGCTTTTGCCGCAGTTATCGGCAGCATACACACGCGTTCTTCATGTTTCAGGAACCACCTGCTTCCCTGAAATAACGTCCTGTCAATCCCGCTGACATCCTTTTCTTCCGCATCAAAACCGCTTATTCCATTCACTACAAACGATTTATCGTTATACTTAATCTCAATCGATTCTTTCCATCTAAGATCCGATGATATGTAATTATAGCGCGCAGCAATCGGGTACTTATCGCTGTGTTCTGCACCAAGATAGAAACCAGACCGCGCATTTAATCTCTCCCATGTTTTATCACGCAACAAAATACCATCATATTTCGGCGGAACTTTTACTTCCGACTTATTAGTCTGTACAAACGTTTGTACTGACGTAAACGATAAGACCGTGAATGTAAGTATTACCAAAGTCAAACTTGTAAGAATTGTGCGGTCACGGCGTTTACGCATATTAGAAATCCCGAGTGAGAATGACACACCAACTGCGCTCATCCTCCCTACATCAGCTTCATGCACACCGGATTGTTCAGTCTTCATTTGTTCCATCTGGCGGTTGAACTTCCCAAGTATTATTGAGATAACTATAACACCAAGTGCTACTATGATAAACGCTAATAAAATAATCCACGGCGTGGTTGTCAACTCAAAAGCAGGATGTACATACCTCAAGATAATAAAGAACAAAAGAAATATACCGAACACACCGGCAATCATGCGGTTAATATCCGGGAAACCAAAAATTAAGCGTTCCGCAAAATATGCAAACGGTAAAAGCAGCGCCATATAAAAAAGCACACCTTTAACCACATCATTCGCTGTTTGCCCAATATCCGGATACGCGCGTAACTCAAACCCTACTGCTTCATTAGTATTCTTCACTAACCCGCGATAATCAAACTCTTCGAGGCATTTCTTTGCTTGTTCCAACAACTCAGCGCTTTTCCCGTGCATTTTTCTGAGTTCAGGATTACTAATACCATGTTTTTCGAGTTTCTTAAGCCTGTATTCATCAAGTTCCCACATATCAATTGCCGCACGGAGTGACGTGTTGTATATAGTAGAACTTTCTTCATGCTTAAACCCGCGTCCTTCCGGATACCTATCGTTACTATTGAGCACTACTTTACGTATACCAATAACCCCGGTACCCATCGTTACTTTTGGTTTAATACCTTCTTCCACAAACACAGTTAAGCACGGTTCAAACGGAAGATTTCCATAACTTAACGGTGCAGAGTCGGTTTTACTGTCATAAACATAAATTTTTGTCAAACTATTGAACATCCGTACGTCCGTTATGTTATAGAGATCAAATGTCTTGCACGGAAACAAAATAATCGGCCTTTCTTTTTCTCTTCTCCCTGTCGCCGCCCGGGAATACTTAGCATCGCCTTCGGAACCCATATCCGGTGCATAGGTTATCTCACCGGTCACAGGGTCAGTCTTAAAAGATTGTATTGTCGCACCTAACATCCTAGTATTTTCCATGATAAACTTACCGTTTTCATCTGTAATATCCATAGCAAACGGATAAATCCCGGAATATGACCTTGTCATCAGCTGGATATATGTTAACGCTCCGGGAACAATTGTTGACGGTAAAAAACTTTCTTTCCTAACAAACTCCAATGCCAACCCGCGGATACGCTCGAACCTGAACGACAACTCTTTCAAGCGGAATAACGCCTGATTCTTACCATTCCCCAATGAATCCTTATTATCCGCATACTTGACAAGTACCGGAACTATTAACCTGCACTGCGTCTCCATATTTTCCCAGTTAATACTTTGAGGCAGATCAAGCGGTGTATTACAAAGATACCGCGGGTCATTTGCAGTAACTAAATTTATTCCGGGTACTGACTGGCGTTCCATTATTTCACAAGTGAACGCTGAATCGCTTGACAAAAAATCCTGCCAGCGTTTACCTTTCTTTGGGTTGATAGCGTCTATCAACACCTGTTTTGCCCCCGCAGTTACGGCTTCATTTGATATTTTAGCAATCAAATCCCCGACGGGAACATAAAACCTGCGCACAAAATCATCATTAAAATAATTACCACAGGCAAACATTGCGACATTAGGATTATTACTACCGATATCCAAACTAATAACTAACTTAGGTTTTGCAAATTCAATAAAGTCCTTAAACTTAGGCAGTGTTTCAAATTCTTTATCCAACTTTTCATACTTACTCCTATGTTTTTCAGATAAGAGCGCTGCTAAACGAAAACTTCCCTTAAGGCCAAGAAAATGCCCGGAGGTAGCAGTAAGACACACAGAGTTTTTGGGTTTATGTTGAGCGATAAGACGCGCTGTTTCAAGCAGTGTAGCAATCCCCATTGACTGTTCTGCACCTGGTGAAAGTTCAGGTACCACAGAAATACTGTCGTAGTAACTTTCAAGTACCAACAGATTATTCTTCAATTCCCTGTCAGAACCCTCAACCCATGCAAAAATATTCCACGTTTTTTTCTTTTCCCATTTCATCTCGCATTTAACGGTTGCAACACTATTTTTTCCATCTGCCTGTTTTAACATCTGCGCATTAGATTTTGATACCCAAAACCTTGGAAAACTCGCCGGGCCGTTTAAATACTTACTTTCCGCATCATTCCTCGATATTTTTTCTGGTTCAATAAAAATTATAGCTTTTG
Protein-coding sequences here:
- a CDS encoding DUF6785 family protein, yielding MNEKQNEQISGLTFRAFIISIILVVIATVWIGRSELITNACQISESVPPIPAVAGLLLLVLLNPVLNKISTKLRLNRAEVLVIYSVMTMAVSMSAVGVARVFFPFITVPYYYATPENQFDKLAEYIPSWVAPQNKEVIRMMYEGAPDGRVPWGDWAVPLMMWGMVFVTLFLTMFFILVIFRKQWIEKERLTFPLIYLPLELTQQSKSDPNSAVSDFLKSPVMWIGFGLALLYNVMNILNAVNPDFPAMGIYYNLGNVFTEQPWSAIKPLVIYYNPAILGFGYLVSLEVSMSVWLFYLLFRIEQVIGMGMGVQLNNYPLFYGPEQAIGGYIAFAIVLVLLARKHLVEVFKKAVFSDPEIDDSNEPVSYRVAFFGSIAGIIILCVILSMLHMKLWVVAAFIFMIITVAFVYARIRAETGIPMIWLFPMFYQKRILSYTVGVKTLLDQGMPNLVGLSVLTFLARGFFPQLTA
- a CDS encoding response regulator, with product MAKVMVVDDEKNVVELLDFLLMKDGYEVINAFNGREAISLAAQQKPDLILLDIMMPGIDGYTVYNTLQQDPATNKIPVIILTAKGRMRDVFAMAKNIVAYIEKPFDPKMLRESVRAVLIKK
- the prfB gene encoding peptide chain release factor 2 (programmed frameshift), producing MVIEEVNGQIQDLSVRFEKLRGFFEIDNRRALLTELEARTAKPDFWNNQTEAQKVSQQVADIRKLSELWSTFQRKFDDVKTLYNLAKEEGSSAYDQEIVNEINALSENVHRIELETKLSGPQDRNSAIVNLHSGAGGTEACDWVEMLFRMYLRWAERRGYATEVMDILPGDGAGIKSVTFFVNGLYAYGYLKSETGVHRLVRISPFDANKRRHTSFAACDVIPEIEDDVQIEVKDTDLRIDTYRSSGAGGQHVNKTDSAVRMTHLPTGIVVACQNERSQMKNRAKAMKMLKAKLFELEEDKKRAEQERHYGEKGDIAWGNQIRSYVFMPYQLVKDHRTDHEYSNIADVMDGNIDMFIESFLESKAGEKKG
- a CDS encoding phosphoribosylanthranilate isomerase, yielding MAKIKICGITNENDAVWCAGMGVHYLGFNFWENSPRKVSQKMVKDVVSKLPGFVKPVGVFVNAETDELIQTVKNTGLKLVQLHGDETVEYVKTLGEQISVVAPGVEVIKAFRVQGDEVITSMEQYKPYVKYFLLDAYVPGVEGGTGEVFNWDIAVKAKILEVPIFLAGGLNPDNVAAAVEKVDPFAVDVASGVERLPRRKDYDKLKQFILRCQC
- the trpC gene encoding indole-3-glycerol phosphate synthase TrpC; translation: MKVNNILDGIIAYKKVFVQERKDIVSLKQLEKQIAGLEYKPYSFRDSIKRENSDAKVNLIAEVKRRSPSAGELVKKFEPVTIAKKYESSGAAAVSVLTDEKFFGGSLEYISDIKIKVSLPLLRKDFIIDRYQVAEAKAAGADAILLINAVLDPRQIEELRVYAKELGMDVLVEVHDGKELKTVLEKTGAEIIGINNRDLTTFRVDINTTLELVPQIPALKVTVAESGIKTREDIEALTGANVHAVLIGETLIRAGLSNIEHTVRGLGL
- the trpD gene encoding anthranilate phosphoribosyltransferase translates to MIKEAIQKIVAGNNLDELEAVDVMSEIMGGEATDAQVAAFITALRMKGETIDEITGCARVMRQFATHVNVSPKNAVGLDRDDINIDYETIVDTCGTGGDRTNTFNISTTTAFVVAGAGIIVAKHGNRSVSSHCGSADVLEALGVKLDVTVGVVEKCLATAGIGFLFAPVLHGAMKYAINPRKQIGIRTIFNILGPLTNPANATAQVLGVYEKSLVPILAEVMNRLGAKHVFVVHGKDSLDEVSVTGETFIAELMDNKVKEYTIIPEQFGFTRAALEDIRGGDAKKNAEIISAVLRGEKGPRRDVVLLNSALAIVAAGKASGVKAGVELASVSIDSGAALKKVELLKNLTNEG
- a CDS encoding ABC transporter ATP-binding protein encodes the protein MAELTVRCINVRKQYIMGKIEVNALRGVNLEIMKGEYISIMGPSGSGKSTLFNAIGGLDKPTEGKIYIDEVDVAQLDAYELAWLRCRKIGYIFQTFNLISVMTALENVTLPMIFAGLSTDECLDRGKELLELVGLGGRLHHKPLEMSGGQQQRVAIARALANDPAIVLADEPTGNLDLKTGKEIIALLKKLNREKGVTVISATHDLKMLDVSDRIIWVTDGQIERIEKRSDIELKIGEVEGHQE
- a CDS encoding PqqD family protein gives rise to the protein MNSKKSIKGRMVLTREQSLTAVPRKNGLITEDKRGEEEVVLKLPLKYKGINSFFAWMFILPKNRIVALDPIGTVIWDACDGQRTVAGLIQIIVEKYKLSFKESELSIFEYVRNLVERGLVQLDVKK